Proteins from a genomic interval of Verrucomicrobiia bacterium:
- the rpsJ gene encoding 30S ribosomal protein S10 — translation MAEVAKQKIRIRLKAYDYRIIDKSAKHIIETAERTGAKVVGPIPLPSDRKVTTVLRSPHVDKDSREQFEMRIHKRLIDVVEPSSTTIDSLMNLDLPAGVDIEIKM, via the coding sequence ATGGCCGAAGTCGCAAAGCAAAAAATCCGCATCCGCCTCAAGGCATACGATTATCGTATTATCGATAAGTCCGCAAAGCATATCATTGAAACTGCAGAGCGTACTGGCGCCAAGGTAGTTGGTCCAATCCCGCTTCCAAGCGATCGGAAGGTGACCACTGTCCTTCGTAGTCCTCACGTCGACAAGGACTCACGCGAACAGTTTGAAATGCGTATTCACAAGCGCTTGATCGATGTTGTTGAGCCATCCTCAACCACCATTGATTCACTGATGAATCTCGATTTGCCGGCAGGTGTCGACATCGAGATCAAGATGTAA